From the Burkholderia cenocepacia genome, the window AGGCAACGCAGGAACGTGCTCTTGCCCGATCCGCTCGCGCCGAGGATCGAGATGACGTCGCCCTCGTGTGCGTCGAGCGAAATGCCCTTCAGCACATGGTGATCGCCGAACGACTTGTGGATGTTTCGGACCGACAGCGCAACGGGAGCAGCGGTGTTCATCGGATTCTCCTGGAAAGAATGGCGCGCTCAGGACGCGACGCGCTGGGCATTGCGGGTCGCCGCGGCGGGCGCGCCGGACGGCTTCGGCGCACGCAGGTGCCCCGAGAGCCGCCATTCGAGCGCGCCGAGCACGCGCACGACGATGAAGTTCAGGCCCAGATAGATGATGGCCGCGCAGACGAACACTTCGGTCGTCCGGTAGGTTTGCTGAATGATCTGCTGCGCGACGCCCGTCACTTCCCACACCGTGACGAGGCTCGCCAGCGCGGTCGACTTGACGAGCAGCACGGCTTCGGTCGAATACGCGGGCAGACACTGGCGCAACGCGATCGGGCCGATCACGCGCCGCAGCAACGAGAAGCCCGACAGGCCGATGGAATACCCGGCCTCGATCTGCCCGACCGGTACGGCCATCAGCCCGCCGCGCAGGATCTCGGCCGTGTAGCCGGCCGTGCACAGCGCAAGCGACAGCACCGCGCAGACATACGGCTCGCGCAGCAGCGGCCACATGAAGCTCTCGCGGATCACGCCGAACTGGCCGAGCCCGTAATACACGAGGAACATCTGGATCAGCAGCGGCGAGCCGCGAAACACGAGGATGTAAGCCCGTGCGAAGCGGTTCGGCAGCCAGCGCGGCGACACGCGCATCGTGACGATCACGAGCGACAGCAGGCCGCCGAGCACGAGCGATGCGAAGAACAGGCCGAGCGTGGTCGGCACGGCCGCGAGCAGTTGGCGCAGCGTATCGAGGAGAAAAGCGAAATCGATGGACATGCCCGTACTCCGTCAGTTGCGCGCGAAATTGCGGCGGAACGACCGGCCGACGATCGCCTCGGCCCGGTTGAACACACGGTTCGACAAGCCCGTCATCAGCAGATACAACGCACCGCCCGCGACGAAGAACACGAAGTACTGGTGAGTCGAGTTGGCTGCGATCTGGCTCGTGCGCAGCAACTCGGCAAGACCGGTGACCGAGATCAGTGCGGAATCCTTCAGGCTCAGTTGCCACACGTTGCCGATACCGGGCAACGCGAAGCGCAGCACCTGCGGCACCAGGATGCGCCGCAGCACCATGCTGCGCGGCATGCCGATCGAGCGCGCCGCTTCGAGCTCGCCTTTCGACACGGCGAGCACCGCCGCGCGATAGACCTCGGCCTGATAGGCGCCCGAGATCATCCCGACCGCGAGCGCACCGATCACGAACGGCGGTACGCCGATGAAGCCTTCCGCGCCGAACCACTGGCCGACGGCCGTCACGAGCGTCGAGCCGCCGAAGTAGAACAGATAGATGACGAGCAGTTCGGGCACGCCCCGAAATACCGTCGTATACAAATCACCGAGCAGGCGGAGGGTGCGGTAGCGCGACAGCTTCGCGGCCGCGATCGCCGCGCCGATCACGGCGCCGACCGCGAGCGCGGCGAGCGTCA encodes:
- a CDS encoding ABC transporter permease, whose translation is MAILEMLGFGTEGWGGVLLLAALMTVALTLAALAVGAVIGAAIAAAKLSRYRTLRLLGDLYTTVFRGVPELLVIYLFYFGGSTLVTAVGQWFGAEGFIGVPPFVIGALAVGMISGAYQAEVYRAAVLAVSKGELEAARSIGMPRSMVLRRILVPQVLRFALPGIGNVWQLSLKDSALISVTGLAELLRTSQIAANSTHQYFVFFVAGGALYLLMTGLSNRVFNRAEAIVGRSFRRNFARN
- a CDS encoding ABC transporter permease, producing the protein MSIDFAFLLDTLRQLLAAVPTTLGLFFASLVLGGLLSLVIVTMRVSPRWLPNRFARAYILVFRGSPLLIQMFLVYYGLGQFGVIRESFMWPLLREPYVCAVLSLALCTAGYTAEILRGGLMAVPVGQIEAGYSIGLSGFSLLRRVIGPIALRQCLPAYSTEAVLLVKSTALASLVTVWEVTGVAQQIIQQTYRTTEVFVCAAIIYLGLNFIVVRVLGALEWRLSGHLRAPKPSGAPAAATRNAQRVAS